The following are encoded in a window of Nitrospirota bacterium genomic DNA:
- a CDS encoding DNA polymerase IV: MTDQFISLSSWPQAIMHIDADAFFASCEQAIHPELKGRPVICGKERGIVAAASYEAKARGVQRGVRLSDVKKICPDAVILPSDYETYSLFSIRMFEILRRFSPDVEEYSIDEAFVDLSGLRRSYHGSYEMIANTMRKTIETEMGITVSAGVSLSKVLAKIGSKHNKPNGLTMIPGRDIHRYLEKLPVEKVWGIGANTAAFLKKHGITTALEFAKKDEDFVKKHLSKPYQEIWNELNGRSVYPVTTETKSSYQSISKARTFTPPSMDEGFVFAQLSKNLENACIKARRYKLAAARIIVFLRNQDFTSEGVEIKLSRPTAYPVELFGLLRQGFGQVFQSRTLYRQTGVVLSGLVAENGVQFGLFDDTTKIEKMARVYSVVDELSAKYGKHTIQHAASLLTKLQAQHEGERGDVPIRRADLFKGETRRQRLGLPLLHVKV, from the coding sequence ATGACCGACCAATTCATATCCCTCTCCTCGTGGCCCCAGGCGATCATGCATATCGACGCCGACGCCTTTTTTGCCTCCTGCGAGCAGGCGATCCATCCCGAGCTCAAAGGGAGGCCGGTGATCTGCGGCAAAGAGCGCGGCATCGTAGCCGCAGCGAGCTATGAGGCCAAGGCGCGCGGCGTGCAGCGCGGGGTCCGGCTCTCCGACGTGAAGAAGATCTGTCCCGATGCCGTGATCCTGCCATCGGACTACGAGACCTACAGTCTTTTTTCCATTCGCATGTTCGAGATCCTTCGACGGTTCTCCCCCGACGTGGAGGAATATTCAATCGACGAGGCCTTCGTGGACCTGTCCGGACTCAGGCGGAGCTATCATGGCTCGTATGAAATGATCGCCAATACGATGCGCAAGACTATCGAGACGGAGATGGGGATCACCGTATCGGCCGGGGTAAGCCTTTCCAAGGTCCTTGCCAAGATCGGATCAAAGCACAATAAGCCGAACGGCCTCACCATGATCCCGGGAAGGGACATTCATCGTTATCTGGAGAAACTGCCTGTTGAAAAGGTCTGGGGCATAGGGGCGAACACGGCGGCATTTCTGAAAAAGCACGGGATCACGACCGCTTTAGAGTTCGCAAAAAAAGACGAGGACTTCGTAAAAAAACATCTGTCAAAGCCCTATCAGGAGATCTGGAACGAACTGAACGGCAGGAGCGTGTACCCTGTCACCACGGAGACAAAAAGCAGCTACCAGTCGATAAGCAAGGCCAGGACCTTTACGCCGCCATCCATGGACGAGGGGTTTGTCTTTGCCCAACTCTCCAAGAACCTGGAAAATGCCTGCATCAAGGCGAGGAGATACAAGCTTGCGGCCGCGCGGATCATCGTGTTCCTCAGAAATCAGGATTTTACGAGCGAGGGAGTGGAGATCAAGCTGAGCCGGCCTACTGCCTATCCCGTGGAGCTGTTCGGGCTCCTGCGCCAGGGCTTTGGGCAGGTGTTCCAATCCCGGACCTTATACCGTCAGACAGGGGTCGTGCTTTCCGGCCTGGTCGCGGAGAACGGGGTCCAGTTCGGCCTTTTCGATGACACAACAAAGATCGAGAAGATGGCCAGGGTCTACAGCGTTGTTGACGAGCTCTCGGCAAAGTACGGAAAGCATACCATTCAGCACGCGGCGAGCCTGTTGACGAAGCTCCAGGCACAGCATGAGGGAGAGCGGGGCGATGTTCCAATAAGACGAGCGGACCTGTTCAAAGGTGAAACCAGGCGGCAGCGGCTGGGGCTGCCCTTGCTGCATGTGAAGGTGTGA
- the dcd gene encoding dCTP deaminase — translation MSVLIGKEIIKALKNGSIKVEPLDKSQIGPGSIDLSLGNDFRVFKKQSKIYHVKNDSHFQDITRVVHVKDGDHIVIKPGEMILGITKEKVTLADNISGRLEGRSRFARFGLTVHVTAGFMHPGISNHQVLEIVNMGYGPLALYPGTRICQFIFEKCEGHATYRGRFIEQVKP, via the coding sequence ATGAGTGTATTGATCGGGAAAGAAATCATTAAAGCTTTAAAAAATGGATCGATCAAGGTCGAACCGCTCGACAAATCGCAGATCGGACCCGGTTCGATCGATCTTTCTCTCGGTAATGATTTCAGGGTTTTTAAAAAGCAATCAAAGATCTATCACGTAAAAAATGATTCTCATTTTCAGGACATAACCAGGGTTGTTCATGTGAAAGACGGCGATCATATCGTTATCAAGCCGGGCGAGATGATCCTGGGGATCACGAAAGAAAAGGTAACTCTTGCCGACAACATATCCGGCCGGCTTGAAGGGAGAAGCAGATTCGCGCGTTTTGGACTGACGGTTCATGTTACCGCTGGTTTTATGCATCCCGGCATCTCCAACCATCAGGTACTGGAAATAGTAAATATGGGATATGGACCGTTGGCGTTATATCCGGGCACCAGGATCTGCCAGTTCATATTTGAAAAATGCGAGGGTCATGCCACCTATCGGGGGAGATTTATCGAGCAGGTGAAACCCTGA